The following coding sequences lie in one Anaerobranca gottschalkii DSM 13577 genomic window:
- a CDS encoding carbohydrate ABC transporter permease: protein MKKNKVADNLMGYGFLTPAILVLGIFIFGSIFYAIYISFHRVNLFTGYFEFIGLDNYRRVFNDTATRRAFYNTTLFASVVVPTQTIIAMVLAAVLNSKIKGKMFFRTIYFLPTLTSSAALTMIFMFLFSLTGPVNQILMRINILDTPINFLNNPRFALQVIMAMNIWSTVPFFMTIYLAGLQEIPKSLYEAAEIDGANNVQKFLYITVPHLKPITTFVVLMGIIGTFQMFDQAYIFSNGSGGPENSTLTVALLIFRYAFGQNNTMGYAAALSIVLSIVIFTISFIAQKLNKSESLY from the coding sequence ATGAAAAAAAATAAAGTAGCAGATAATTTAATGGGTTATGGATTTCTCACCCCAGCGATATTAGTTTTAGGGATTTTTATTTTTGGTTCAATTTTTTATGCAATTTATATCTCTTTTCATAGGGTAAACCTATTTACTGGGTATTTTGAATTTATAGGTTTAGATAATTATCGAAGGGTTTTTAATGATACTGCAACGAGAAGGGCTTTTTATAACACAACTCTATTTGCCAGTGTAGTGGTGCCAACTCAGACTATTATAGCTATGGTATTAGCAGCAGTTTTAAATAGTAAGATTAAAGGTAAAATGTTTTTCAGAACTATTTATTTTTTGCCTACCCTTACCTCTAGTGCCGCTTTAACGATGATTTTTATGTTTTTGTTTAGTTTAACAGGACCTGTTAATCAAATATTAATGAGAATAAATATTTTAGATACACCTATTAACTTTTTAAATAACCCGAGGTTTGCTTTACAAGTAATTATGGCAATGAATATTTGGTCTACAGTACCTTTCTTTATGACAATTTACTTGGCAGGGTTACAAGAGATACCTAAAAGTTTATATGAAGCAGCGGAAATTGATGGGGCTAATAATGTACAGAAATTTTTATATATTACGGTACCCCACTTAAAACCCATTACCACTTTTGTGGTGCTAATGGGTATAATAGGAACCTTTCAGATGTTTGACCAAGCCTATATCTTTTCTAATGGTTCTGGAGGACCGGAAAATTCTACCCTCACAGTAGCTTTATTAATCTTTAGGTATGCCTTTGGACAAAACAATACTATGGGTTATGCAGCGGCATTATCTATAGTTTTGTCGATAGTTATTTTTACTATTTCATTTATAGCTCAAAAACTAAACAAATCAGAAAGCCTTTACTAA